A region of the Halosolutus amylolyticus genome:
TACCACGGAATAATCTACTCGATACCGAAATAAACTACCACCGTACCTGTGCATCGGTCGCAAGGATCGTTCACGACCGATGGTCTTTTTCTACCGGGGCACACAGATGGGTGGTATGAACTATCGGGCGGTCGAGACCGATGCAGAGTACGTCGCCCGCCTCGAGACCGGGGCCGACTGGCGCGCGGAGATCGAGTCGCTCGCAAACGAAGTCGATGCCGACGCGGCCTGGTTTACGGCGCTGGGCGCGGTGCAGGACGCGGAACTGTGGTTCTACGATCAGGACGACTGCGAGTACTACCCGATCGAATTCGACGAGCCACTGGAGGT
Encoded here:
- a CDS encoding PPC domain-containing DNA-binding protein, with the protein product MNYRAVETDAEYVARLETGADWRAEIESLANEVDADAAWFTALGAVQDAELWFYDQDDCEYYPIEFDEPLEVASCVGNVSLLDGDRFAHTHVVLSDSDGDAVAGHLNEATVWAGEVHMRVFEQGLEREHDETTDLDLWL